The sequence TCATCACGCCAATCGGAATGGCCAGGATCGCCGACAACAGAAAGCCGCCGAACACGCGGCCGATGCTGATGCCGACATCGCTCATCAGGTCGTCATTGAGCAGCCAGTCAAGGCAGCGCCGCAGCACCAGTTCGGGCGTCGGCAGGAACACCGGATCGATGCGCCCGCTGGTCGACAGGATCAGCCAGAACAGAAAGGGCAGCAGGAATCCGGTGATCGCCAGTGCCACGACAATACGGTGCGGCAGCTGGCCGCGCACGGCCCAGCTGGAACGGCGGTTACGGATGTGCTTTTTGGCGGGGAGCTCAGGCATGCGCACCCCGCTGAAGGATAAGGCGGGCGCGGCACAGGGCGGGCAAAGAAAAAAAGAAGGGCATCGTGCAGCTCCAGGAGTCAGAAAAAAGTCGGAGAGGCGAGCGATCAAGATCGAACGCAGTTCGACTGTGATGGCCTCCCGGGCTTTTATCCCTCCGTGTAGCCGCTGCGGTTCGCTTGCACGATGTCGCACCGGCCGGCTGCTCTCGGACCAGACATGTCGTCGTTGACACTGACGACACCGGAACCCTAGCGTCCATGCTCGAGTTGCAGTGTTGGCTGCTTCTCTCGTTGCATTGGTACTAGCAACTATGGTGCCAGCTGTTTTGGCGGTGCGATCGGGACGATGGATGACGCTGCGTCGCAGATCGGACCTGCCTTGGTGCACGGAGGGCAAGAAGCGCACCGTTTGCGCGCCTTTGCACCGTCGGCGACACCACCCGCAACATAGTTGCTTAATTGAATTAAAAACACTATTGGCGCGCGTTTATCTGTTACCTTGACCTGTGTATTTCCCCAAAGCACGAAGGCGGCAGGGGCAGCCAGGGCTACCGAGCAAACGACTTCATGCGACATCTCCAGATTCATTTCAGTGCTTCATTGTCCGCGAGGTCGTGCATCCGTTTTGCCCGCACGCTTGCCGGCGTCATGCTGTTCCTGATATTGCCCGTCCTGCTGCCGGCCACCGTCAACGCCGGCACCCCTCTGATCGTCGATAGCGAACAGGACTACCCGCCTTTTTCTACCGGCATGACCGATGACACGGCCGGCGGTTTCACGGTCGATCTGTGGAAAGCCGTGGCCGACGAAGCCGGCTTGCCGTACATCCTGCATGTCCAGCCGTTTCATCAGGTGCTGAGCGAATTTCGTGCGGGCAAGGCCGATGTACTGATCAACCTGGCCATCTCCGACGAGCGCCGCCGCTTTGCCGATTTCACGGTGCCGCATGTGATCGTCAACGGCGCGGTTTTTGTGCGCAAGAACACCAGGGGGATCAGCAGCGAAGACGACCTCGCCGGCAAATCCGTCATCGTCGTCAACGGTGATCTGGCACACGACTATGCGGTCACGCGCGGCTGGGAAAAGCAGCTGGTGCTGGTCAATACCGCTGCGGCCGGCCTGCAACTGCTGGCCTCGGGCAAGCATGATGCGATGTTGCTGAGCAAACTGACCGGCATGCAGACACTGCACACCCGGCGGCTGAGTAATCTCGAAGCCCTGAAATTCCCGGCCGGCTTTGCGCAGCGTTTTGCCTTTGCGGTCCACAAGGGCGAGCCGGAATTGCTGGGCCGGCTCAATGAAGCGCTGGCCGTCACCAAATCCAACGGCATCTACGATGCGCTGTACCTGAAGTGGTTTGGCGTCTATGAAGTGCGCGAGCTGCGCCTCACCGATTACCTTGGCACTCTCATTACAACGCTCACGCTGCTGGTGCTGGGAGGCGGCATCCTGTTCCATCGCCGGCAACTCGAACGCGCGCGCGCCAAGAACAAATACCGCGACCTGTATGACCAGTCGCCCGACATGTTCGTGACGGCCGATCCGATCACTGGCAATGTCATCGACTGCAACCAGACGCTGCTCGACATGACCGGGTACAGGCGGCACAGTATCGTCGGGCAGAGCGCGCTGAAGCTGTGCAACACCGGCAGTCGCGCACTGGCCCGCAGGACGTTCGAACAATTCCTTGCCACCGATGACATGCCGTATCTCGAACTGCAATTGCGCTGCCGCGATGACCGCATTATTGCTGTCGTGGTGTCGGCATCGACCGCCTTCGATGACGCGGTAGTGGCGGTCACGCAGCACCGCTTGCTGCATCTGGTCCTGCATGACATCACCGATCGCAAGCACGCCGACGAAGACCGGCGCATTGCCGCTACCGCCTTCCATTCGCACGAAGCGATGATGATCACGGATGCGCATTTCGTGATCCTGCGGGTCAATTGGGCCTTTACCGAAATGACCGGCTACAGTGACGCCGACATCCTCGGCAAGACGCCATCCATCCTGAAATCAGGACGCCATGACGCGGCGTTTTTTGCAGCGATGCACGACAGCATCCTGCGCGACGGCACGTGGCGCGGCGAGCTCTGGAACCGGCGCAAGAATGGCGAACTCTATCCGGCGTGGATGAGCATCACCGGCGTGCGCGGCACCGACGGCAGGATCACTCACTACGTCAGTGCGCAAAGCGATATCACGCTGCGCAAGGCCGCCGAAGAAGAAATCAGCCACCTGGCGTTTTTTGATGCGCTCACCGAATTGCCGAACCGGCGCTTGCTGATGGAACGTTTGCGGCGCGCGCTGGCGACCAGCTTACGCAGCACGCGTGAGGGCGCGCTGATGTTTATCGATCTCGACAACTTCAAGCTGCTCAATGACAGCCTCGGCCATGACAAGGGCGATCTGCTGCTGCAGCAAGTCGCCCGTCGGCTGTCGGGCTGCCTGCGCGACAGCGATACCGTGGCACGCATAGGCGGCGACGAATTCATCGTGCTGCTCGAAGAACTCAGCGAACAGTCCGTCGCCGCTGCCCTGCAAGCCGAAGGGATCGGCGAAAAAATCCTCGCTACGCTGAACGCGCCCTATGACCTGGATGGCCATGTGCATCACAGCACGCCAAGCATCGGCGTGACGCTCTTCGGCGAGCACAAGGACAACGCCGCCGAACTCCTGAAACGCGCCGACCTCGCCATGTACCAGGCTAAGGCGGCCGGCCGCAATACGCTGCGCTTCTTTGATCCGAAGATCCAGGAGCAGGTGACTGCCCATGCGAAGCTGGAAGCCGAACTGGGCCAGGCCTTGCTGCAGGACGAATTTGTGCTGTATTACCAGGCCCAGGTGGACCGCGACCGCCGCCTGATCGGCGCCGAAGTGCTGGTGCGCTGGCAGCATCCCCATCGCGGTATCGTGCCGCCGGTCGAGTTCATTCCACTGGCCGAACAGACCGGCCTGATCCAGCAGCTCGGACAATGGGTGCTCGAGACCGCCTGCCGCCAGCTGATCGCGTGGGCCGGCCATCCGGCCATGGCGTCCTTGACGATCGCAGTCAATGTCAGCGCCTGCCAGTTCCAGCGGCCCGATTTTGTTGCGCAGGTGCTCGCAGTGGTCGCGCGCACCGGTGCCAATCCACAGTTGCTGAAGCTCGAAATCACCGAGAGCCTGCTACTCACCGACGTCGAAGACATCATCAACAAAATGACCGCGCTGCAGGCCCATGGCTTGAGTTTTTCGCTGGATGATTTTGGCACCGGTTATTCATCGCTGTCATACCTGAAGCGGCTGCCGCTCGACCAGCTAAAAATAGACCGCTCATTCGTGCGCGACGTGCTGAGCGATCCGAACGACGCCGCCATCGTGCGTACCATCCTCGCGCTGGGCCACAGCCTCGGGCTGTCGGTGATTGCCGAAGGGGTGGAAACCGAAGCCCAATGCGATTTTCTGGCCGCACTGGATTGCCACGCCTATCAGGGATTCCTGTTCAGCCGGCCACTGCCGCTGGGGCAATTCGAGGCGCTGGCGGCGCGCCAGGAAGCCGGCGTGGCGGCGCTCGAATGAACCTGGCGTGACGGGCAATGGTGGCATCGGTGGTACTTGCGGTTGCCGCAACGGCGTTATGCGCTTTGCGCTTATGATACGCACCGGCCGCGCCCGCAGCCCCTTAATCTCACGAATCCTGCCTCATGTTCCAGCTCCCGAAAACCGCTACCGCCCCATTCTGTCCCTCCGAAGTCGCCGGTACGGTCTTCGTCGCCAGCACCGACTCGTTCTGGAAAAAAATCTCCCGCTTCGCCGGTCCCGGCCTGCTGATTTCGGTCGGCTACATGGATCCCGGCAACTGGGCCACGGCCATCAATGCCGGCTCGGTGTACGGTTACAGCCTGCTGTTCGTGGTGGTGCTGTCGAGTCTGGCGGCAATCGTGCTGCAATGCCTGAGCCTGCGACTGGGCATCGCCAGCGGCAAAGACCTGGCGGTGCTGTGCCGCGAACACTATTCGCCGCCGGTCGCCTTTGTGCTGTGGATACTGGCCGAGATCGCCATCATCGCCTGCGATCTGGCCGAGGTACTCGGCTGCGCGCTGGCGTTCAAGCTGTTGATCAATGTGTCGCTGCCGGTCGGGGTCTTGCTGACGGCCTTCGACACACTGCTGATCCTCGGCCTCAAGGGCAAGGGATTCCGCCAGGTTGAAGCCATCGTGCTGGCGCTGATCCTGACGATTGCCGGTTGCCTGTTCACGCAGCTGGTGTTCATCAATCCCGACTGGCAAGCGGTGCTGCACGGCGCCATCCCGTCGATCGATGCGCTGTCGACCAGCGATGCGCTGTACCTCGCCATCGGCATCCTCGGTGCCACCGTGATGCCGCACAACCTGTATCTGCATTCATCGATCGTACAGACCCGGCGCGTCGCCAAGGACCACGAGAGCCAGCGCCAGGCAATCCGTTTTGCCAGCCTCGACACGGTGGTGTCACTGATGCTGGCGCTGCTGGTCAATGGCGCGATCCTGGTGCTGGCCGCGGCCGCCTTCCATGCCACCGGCAATACGTCAGTGACCGAAATCGACCAGGCCTATCATTTGCTCGATCCGATTGCCGGTACCGCAGCGGCCGGTATCCTGTTCGGTTTGGGCCTGCTGGCAGCGGGCCAGAGTTCGACCTTCACCGGCACGATTGCCGGCCAGGTCATCATGGAAGGCTTCCTGAAACTCAAGATCGCCTGCTGGAAACGGCGCGTCATCACCCGCGGCCTGGCGCTGGTGCCGGCCTTCATCGGCGTGATCGTGCTGGGCGAGAACTCGGTCGGACGCTTGCTGGTGCTGAGTCAGGTGGTGCTCAGCATGCAGCTGCCGTTCGTAATGTATCCGCTGCTGCGGCTCACCGGCCGGGTAGACGTAATGGGAAAATTCGTCAATGCGACGTGGCTGAAAGTGCTGGCGTGGTCGCTCTTTACGGTGATCTCGG comes from Actimicrobium sp. CCC2.4 and encodes:
- a CDS encoding EAL domain-containing protein encodes the protein MRHLQIHFSASLSARSCIRFARTLAGVMLFLILPVLLPATVNAGTPLIVDSEQDYPPFSTGMTDDTAGGFTVDLWKAVADEAGLPYILHVQPFHQVLSEFRAGKADVLINLAISDERRRFADFTVPHVIVNGAVFVRKNTRGISSEDDLAGKSVIVVNGDLAHDYAVTRGWEKQLVLVNTAAAGLQLLASGKHDAMLLSKLTGMQTLHTRRLSNLEALKFPAGFAQRFAFAVHKGEPELLGRLNEALAVTKSNGIYDALYLKWFGVYEVRELRLTDYLGTLITTLTLLVLGGGILFHRRQLERARAKNKYRDLYDQSPDMFVTADPITGNVIDCNQTLLDMTGYRRHSIVGQSALKLCNTGSRALARRTFEQFLATDDMPYLELQLRCRDDRIIAVVVSASTAFDDAVVAVTQHRLLHLVLHDITDRKHADEDRRIAATAFHSHEAMMITDAHFVILRVNWAFTEMTGYSDADILGKTPSILKSGRHDAAFFAAMHDSILRDGTWRGELWNRRKNGELYPAWMSITGVRGTDGRITHYVSAQSDITLRKAAEEEISHLAFFDALTELPNRRLLMERLRRALATSLRSTREGALMFIDLDNFKLLNDSLGHDKGDLLLQQVARRLSGCLRDSDTVARIGGDEFIVLLEELSEQSVAAALQAEGIGEKILATLNAPYDLDGHVHHSTPSIGVTLFGEHKDNAAELLKRADLAMYQAKAAGRNTLRFFDPKIQEQVTAHAKLEAELGQALLQDEFVLYYQAQVDRDRRLIGAEVLVRWQHPHRGIVPPVEFIPLAEQTGLIQQLGQWVLETACRQLIAWAGHPAMASLTIAVNVSACQFQRPDFVAQVLAVVARTGANPQLLKLEITESLLLTDVEDIINKMTALQAHGLSFSLDDFGTGYSSLSYLKRLPLDQLKIDRSFVRDVLSDPNDAAIVRTILALGHSLGLSVIAEGVETEAQCDFLAALDCHAYQGFLFSRPLPLGQFEALAARQEAGVAALE
- a CDS encoding Nramp family divalent metal transporter; its protein translation is MFQLPKTATAPFCPSEVAGTVFVASTDSFWKKISRFAGPGLLISVGYMDPGNWATAINAGSVYGYSLLFVVVLSSLAAIVLQCLSLRLGIASGKDLAVLCREHYSPPVAFVLWILAEIAIIACDLAEVLGCALAFKLLINVSLPVGVLLTAFDTLLILGLKGKGFRQVEAIVLALILTIAGCLFTQLVFINPDWQAVLHGAIPSIDALSTSDALYLAIGILGATVMPHNLYLHSSIVQTRRVAKDHESQRQAIRFASLDTVVSLMLALLVNGAILVLAAAAFHATGNTSVTEIDQAYHLLDPIAGTAAAGILFGLGLLAAGQSSTFTGTIAGQVIMEGFLKLKIACWKRRVITRGLALVPAFIGVIVLGENSVGRLLVLSQVVLSMQLPFVMYPLLRLTGRVDVMGKFVNATWLKVLAWSLFTVISAANVWLVLQAFGVG